One window of the Ictidomys tridecemlineatus isolate mIctTri1 chromosome 11, mIctTri1.hap1, whole genome shotgun sequence genome contains the following:
- the Mrto4 gene encoding mRNA turnover protein 4 homolog isoform X2, whose protein sequence is MPKSKRDKKVSLTKTTKKGLELKQNLIEELRKCVDTYKYLFIFSVANMRNSKLKDIRNAWKHSRMFFGKNKVMMVALGRSPSDEYKDNLHQVSKKLRGEVGLLFTNRTKEEVNEWFTKYTEMDFARAGNKATFTVSLDPGPLEQFPHSMEPQLRQLGLPTALKRGVVTLLSDYEVCKEGDVLTPEQARVLKLFGYEMAEFKVTVKYMWDAQSGRFQQMGDDLPESASESSEESEDDEDD, encoded by the exons TTTCCTTAACCAAAACCACCAAGAAAGGGTTGGAACTGAAACAGAACTTGATAGAAGAG CTTCGGAAATGTGTGGACACATACAAGTACCTATTCATTTTCTCTGTGGCCAACATGAGGAACAGCAAGCTGAAGGACATCAGGAATGCCTGGAAACACAGCCG GATGTTCTTTGGCAAAAACAAGGTGATGATGGTGGCCTTGGGCCGAAGCCCGTCTGATGAATACAAAGACAACCTGCACCAG GTCAGCAAGAAGTTGAGGGGTGAAGTTGGTCTTCTTTTTACCAACCGCACAAAGGAGGAGGTGAATGA GTGGTTCACAAAATACACAGAAATGGACTTTGCCCGAGCTGGCAACAAAGCAACTTTCACCGTGAGCCTGGATCCAGGGCCCCTGGAGCAGTTCCCCCACTCCATGGAGCCACAGCTGAGGCAGCTGGGCCTGCCCACTGCCCTCAAGAGAG GCGTGGTGACCCTGCTGTCTGACTACGAGGTGTGCAAGGAAGGTGATGTGCTGACCCCGGAGCAGGCCCGCGTCCTG AAGCTTTTTGGGTATGAGATGGCTGAATTCAAGGTGACCGTCAAATACATGTGGGATGCACAGTCTGGAAGATTCCAGCAGATGGGAGATGACTTGCCAGAAAGCGCATCTGAATCCTCAGAGGAATCAGAGGACGACGAAGATGATTGA
- the Mrto4 gene encoding mRNA turnover protein 4 homolog isoform X1: MRNSKLKDIRNAWKHSRMFFGKNKVMMVALGRSPSDEYKDNLHQVSKKLRGEVGLLFTNRTKEEVNEWFTKYTEMDFARAGNKATFTVSLDPGPLEQFPHSMEPQLRQLGLPTALKRGVVTLLSDYEVCKEGDVLTPEQARVLKLFGYEMAEFKVTVKYMWDAQSGRFQQMGDDLPESASESSEESEDDEDD, encoded by the exons ATGAGGAACAGCAAGCTGAAGGACATCAGGAATGCCTGGAAACACAGCCG GATGTTCTTTGGCAAAAACAAGGTGATGATGGTGGCCTTGGGCCGAAGCCCGTCTGATGAATACAAAGACAACCTGCACCAG GTCAGCAAGAAGTTGAGGGGTGAAGTTGGTCTTCTTTTTACCAACCGCACAAAGGAGGAGGTGAATGA GTGGTTCACAAAATACACAGAAATGGACTTTGCCCGAGCTGGCAACAAAGCAACTTTCACCGTGAGCCTGGATCCAGGGCCCCTGGAGCAGTTCCCCCACTCCATGGAGCCACAGCTGAGGCAGCTGGGCCTGCCCACTGCCCTCAAGAGAG GCGTGGTGACCCTGCTGTCTGACTACGAGGTGTGCAAGGAAGGTGATGTGCTGACCCCGGAGCAGGCCCGCGTCCTG AAGCTTTTTGGGTATGAGATGGCTGAATTCAAGGTGACCGTCAAATACATGTGGGATGCACAGTCTGGAAGATTCCAGCAGATGGGAGATGACTTGCCAGAAAGCGCATCTGAATCCTCAGAGGAATCAGAGGACGACGAAGATGATTGA
- the LOC101973766 gene encoding aldo-keto reductase family 7 member A3, with product MSRTLSQARPATVLGAMEMGRRMDVPTSAETVRVFLERGHTEIDTAFVYGDGQSESILGGLGLGLGGSDCRVKIATKAIPLGGMTLKPDSLRTQLETSLKRLQCPRVDLFYLHMPDHGTPVEETLRACHQLHQEGKFLELGLSNYAAWEVAEICTLCKSNGWILPTVYQGMYNATTRQVETELFPCLRQFGLRFYAFNPLAGGLLTGKYKYEDKDGKQPLGRFFGHTWAEIYRDRFWKEDHFKAIALMEKALQATYGTSAPSMTSAALRWMYHHSQLQGAHGDAVILGMTSLEQLEQNLAAAEEGPLEPAVVDAFDQAWHLVAHECPKYFR from the exons ATGTCCCGAACGCTGTCGCAAGCCCGGCCTGCCACCGTGCTAGGCGCCATGGAGATGGGGCGCCGCATGGACGTGCCCACCAGCGCTGAGACTGTGCGTGTCTTCCTGGAGCGCGGGCACACGGAGATAGACACTGCCTTCGTGTACGGTGACGGCCAGTCCGAGAGCATCCTAGGCGGCTTGGGGCTCGGGCTGGGCGGCAGCGACTGCAGAG TGAAAATCGCCACTAAGGCCATTCCATTGGGTGGAATGACACTGAAGCCTGACAGTCTACGGACCCAGCTGGAGACATCATTGAAGCGGCTGCAGTGTCCCCGAGTGGACCTCTTCTACCTGCACATGCCAGACCACGGCACCCCCGTGGAGGAGACGCTGCGTGCCTGCCACCAGCTGCACCAGGAG ggcaaGTTCCTGGAGCTGGGCCTGTCCAACTATGCCGCCTGGGAGGTGGCCGAGATCTGTACCCTGTGCAAGAGCAACGGCTGGATCCTGCCGACCGTGTACCAG GGCATGTACAACGCCACCACCCGGCAGGTGGAAACAGAGCTCTTCCCCTGCCTCAGGCAATTTGGACTGAGATTCTATGCCTTCAACCCTTTGGCTG GGGGCCTGCTGACCGGCAAGTACAAGTACGAGGACAAGGACGGGAAACAGCCTCTGGGCCGCTTCTTCGGGCACACCTGGGCTGAGATCTACAGGGATCG CTTCTGGAAGGAGGACCACTTCAAGGCCATTGCCCTGATGGAGAAGGCCCTGCAGGCCACCTATGGCACCAGCGCCCCCAGCATGACCTCGGCCGCCCTGAGATGGATGTACCACCACTCGCAGCTGCAG GGCGCCCATGGGGATGCGGTCATCCTGGGCATGACCAGCCTGGAGCAGCTGGAGCAGAACTTGGCTGCAGCTGAAGAAGGGCCCTTGGAGCCAGCTGTTGTAGATGCCTTTGATCAAGCCTGGCACCTGGTTGCTCACGAGTGTCCCAAATACTTCCGCTAG
- the LOC101974041 gene encoding aflatoxin B1 aldehyde reductase member 2 — MLLTASRAWGRAAVRTASGLDRSGALTVIMSRPPPSPRAASGARVRPATVLGTMEMGRRMDAPASATAVRAFLERGHTELDTAFMYCDGQSENILGGLGLGLGGGDCRVKIATKANPWDGKSLKPDSLRSQLETSLKRLQCPRVDLFYLHAPDHGTPVEETLRACHQLHQEGKFLELGLSNYAAWEVAEICTLCKSNGWILPTVYQGMYNATTRQVETELFPCLKHFGLRFYAYNPLAGGLLTGKYKYEDKDGKQPLGRFFGNSWAETYRNRFWKKDHFQAIALVEKALQATYGTSAPSMTSAALRWMYHHSQLQGTQGDAVILGMSSLEQLEQNLAATEEGPLEPAVVDAFDQAWHLVAHECPNYFR; from the exons ATGCTGCTCACAGCGTCCCGAGCCTGGGGCCGCGCTGCGGTCCGCACTGCGAGTGGTTTGGATCGGTCGGGCGCTCTCACTGTCATCATGTCCCGGCCACCGCCGTCTCCTCGGGCTGCCTCGGGCGCCCGGGTCCGACCTGCCACGGTGCTGGGCACCATGGAGATGGGTCGCCGCATGGACGCGCCCGCCAGTGCCACGGCAGTGCGCGCCTTCCTGGAGCGCGGCCACACCGAACTGGACACCGCCTTCATGTACTGCGACGGCCAGTCTGAGAACATCCTGGGTGGCCTGGGGCTCGGGCTGGGCGGCGGCGATTGCCGAG TGAAAATTGCCACCAAAGCCAACCCTTGGGATGGAAAGTCACTGAAGCCTGACAGTCTCCGGTCCCAGCTGGAGACATCATTGAAGCGGCTGCAGTGTCCCCGAGTGGACCTCTTCTACCTGCATGCACCTGACCACGGCACCCCCGTGGAGGAGACGCTGCGTGCCTGCCACCAGCTGCACCAGGAG ggcaaGTTCCTGGAGCTGGGCCTGTCCAACTATGCCGCCTGGGAGGTGGCCGAGATCTGTACCCTGTGCAAGAGCAACGGCTGGATCCTGCCGACCGTGTACCAG GGCATGTACAACGCCACCACCCGGCAGGTGGAAACAGAGCTCTTCCCCTGCCTCAAGCACTTTGGACTTCGATTCTATGCCTACAACCCTTTGGCTG GGGGCCTGCTGACCGGCAAGTACAAGTACGAGGACAAGGACGGGAAACAGCCGCTGGGCCGCTTCTTCGGGAACAGCTGGGCTGAGACTTACAGGAATCG CTTCTGGAAGAAGGACCACTTCCAGGCCATTGCCCTGGTGGAGAAGGCCCTGCAGGCCACCTATGGCACCAGCGCCCCCAGCATGACCTCGGCCGCCCTGAGATGGATGTACCACCACTCGCAGCTGCAG GGGACCCAGGGGGACGCGGTCATCCTGGGCATGTCTAGCCTGGAGCAGCTGGAGCAGAACTTGGCTGCAACTGAAGAAGGGCCCTTGGAGCCAGCTGTGGTGGATGCTTTTGATCAAGCCTGGCACCTGGTTGCTCATGAGTGTCCCAACTACTTCCGCTAG